In Nitrospira sp., the genomic window CAGCTGCGGCAAGCTGCATACCGGCAATGACCATAAAGGCACTGCCATAACTCATTCGCGCGATCAGCAACCCAGCCAAGAGCGGTCCGCTTGCATGCCCGATATCCATGATTGTCCCTTGCATACCCATACCAGCCCCCAGCCTCTTAAACTCGGAACTGTCCGCCACAAGAGCTGAGGAGGACGATGAAACCACGGCTTCACCGAAGCCGAATCCCGCAGACAGCAGGAGCAAGACGGGAAACATCGCTACGTGCGGGATACAAACAAAGGTTCCAGCGCAAATGATGAGGCCAAGGATAATCAGCGGCTGGCGACCGACTCGATCTGAAATCCGTCCCATAATCGGCTTGGCAAAGAACGACGTGCCGGCTTGGACAGAAAACAACAGACCAACTTCACTAGGGTTCAATCCTGCTGAGACTCCGTACAGCGGCAAAAACGCCATCAAGGCTCCGTTCGCGATCATCTTGGCGGCATCGGTCATGCTGGTGATCAGGACTTTGTTATTTTTGGCGACAGCGGCAAACCCCTTCCACATTTCGGACAGCACCACCGCCGTCCCCTGTTCCTTCCTCTGCGGCACTGCGACGTTGAGATGAAGGCTATAGAACAACACCATGCCGATGCAGCCAAAGACGCCGGCTGTGACAAACGCCGTGGAGAACCCTGCCGCATGGACGAGATACCCGCCGAGAAAGGGGCCCAAGAGCGAACCGGACTGCGTGCAGGCCGTATAGGTCCCCAGCGCCGCGCCGCGCCGTTCCCGATAGAGCTCCGCGACGGTGGCGAGGGCGCTTGGAGCGAAGATGGCTGTCGCGAAGCCATGAAGAAACCGTAGCGCCGTCAGCGCGTCCAGGTTCGTAATGAAGGGATAGAGAAACGGCGGCAAGCCGAACGCCACCACGCCGATCCGCAGCAACAAGCGCCTTCCATAGATATCGGAGAGCGCGCCGGAAGGCAGCTTCAGCAAGACGCCTGTTAAGGTTGACACGGATACGATCAGACCGATCCGTTCCGGGCTCGCGCCGAGCGATTCAGCGAATAAGGAGAGGGCGGGCATCCGCACCATGTTGTAACTGATGAAGGAAAAGATGCCGACTGTGCAGATTAGAGCGAAACTACGTGATGTCGTCATGGGAAGGATCTGTTGTGTGGAAGCACCTTGTCAGTGTCTGGGTCAGTGCTCAGCGCATGTTTCAGGAAGGCCACCTGCGCTTCAGGTAACGACGGTGGCTTCGCTGCTTCAGATAACACCCGCTGAGAGTCTTGCCTCATCGCAACACCCAATCGATTGACGGTCTCGACTCCCCTTTGCAATCGGCTTGTGACAATCTTGTCAACCAGTGGATGGAGAAGAGACACCACCCCAGAGAGAAACCAATTGTCCAATTTGGTGTAGGCAACCAAGGTGCTGTCCGTCGCTTCATTGCCGCTCGCATCTCGCATCGCACTGATCCTGAGAAAGACGACCGCTTTTCCCGTCACATGAGGAAGTACCCGGCTTTCATGAGTCCCCTCAAGAAAGTAAATACGCGATGCGGGATCTTCGTACACCAGCTCAACAATCCCTTTCGTCCCATCGCCGTCATCGCCCCAGAATCGGCCTGGGCCTCGTGACTCCGACTGGTACCGGCCGAGATTGAGTCGCCGCATCAATGCAGCAGTAAATGGAGGGTGATCCAGGAGATGCTGATACATCGCTTCAGATAAGGCGGCTCGAATAGGCCCTACTTTGCTCTCCGTCGTATGGCCCTGAACAATGGGTTGTAGCCTGCAAGTCCAGGCCGGATCCACTCGTTCAACAGGAAATGTCAGCCCAGCATGATCACGCAATAAGGAACACGATTCGGTCCTCCCCTGCTCAGGAGAGAGGCACAGTCCCACTCCGAGTCCAGCGATCACTATTCCAATGAGATATCGTTGTGTGACCCGCCACACGGAGCTCATGGGGTGAGCTTTTCAACGGCTATGGTGAGATGGACGGAAAAAAGCTGTTGAGGATCCCCTCGTAGCCTGGCCTGCCGTAATAACGTTTCAACCGACGGCGACACAACGCCACTGAATGAGAGACGCCCATTGGTGACAACCATGAGCGGCTTGGAGAAGTCGATGAGTTGATTATTCAAGAACAGGCTGTACCGTTGGACCCGATCAGCAGTGACCTCAATCCGATTGGTTTCTACGATCGCTGCGTCTACCTTGGCATATTCCCGACGCTTAATTCGTTCATCTCGCTTGTCGACCAAGTCCTGCGAGAACGCTGCGATTGGGTCAGTCGAGTCGATCCGAATCCAGCTGAAGGATTGAAAGTGGCTGGCATCGCGCACGACGGTCAGTTTTGTAGATAATGGCTCGCGGCGCTGGCTATCAAACCAGGCGATCAGATCAGGCAGCTCTTCTTTTGGAAAATAGTGACCTCCTGCGATGGGATGCTCGCGCTCATGTTCGCGGTACACGTGCGGATAGCCGAGTGTCTCCAACTCCCGGACGATCGACCGGCTCAGCTTCACAGGCATCACCTGATCTTTCGCTCCATGGATGATATACATAGGCGTATTGCGAAGATTCCCCAAGAACGGCAGTAACACATCATCCAATCCGCTGGCCATTGGCGCAAGGCCGGCAAACAGCGGCGCATGATGCATCCCGATCACCCACGCTCCGATCCCTCCATTCGACATGCCTGTGAGAAAGATCCGATTCGGATCGATATGGTACTGCCGTCGGACTTCCCGGATCGTTTCCAAGACCAACTCCTCGGCAGGTCTAGTAAACCACGCGCCGGACGGGTAGGTCGGACAGGCCAATAGATAGCCCTCGCCCAACCTCGCTCGCCACCGCTCCAAATACTCTTCACCAGTAAAACCATATCCATGCAGACACACAATGAGGGCATAGCTCTTGGAAGTCTGATACGACGCGGGAATAGACAAAGACAGCGGGTAGGTTCGCCCACGAACGATGATCTGTTCACGAGGAAGAATCTCGACGGGTTGACGTTGGTACGCTCCATCCCTCTTGATGATCTGAGAAACTACTTCGACTGAAGCCTTGTCATCAGCCAGGATAGCCTGCAAGAGACGTTCAGCTTCGTTCGCCTCACCCGTATCCAGAAATCGATAGACGAGTGAATCGAGACTCTCGCTCGGTTGAACCGACGATTCCGCAAAGCCGAGCGCACCATTGCCTGCCAAGAGCACCGACAGGATGATAGTCCATAGCCAGAGGATCACAAATCTCCTTCCACCACAACATCATGACCGACGGACCTGGTCACGACATGTCGTAATGCTATCGCACCGGCCAGTCGTGCTGGACTCGCTCCCCCAATAAGCCCTTTGGCATTCTGTCCGCCGAGCAGTCGTGGCGCCATATAGAGGCGAATGTGATCAACCAGCTTTGCCTTCAACATCGCTGCATTGACCTCGCTCCCCCCTTCCACGAGGAGGGACATAATACCGCGCCGACCGAGCTCCCTGAGCAGAGCGGATAATGAAACATGGCCCTGCAGAGCGGGCAAGGTGAGAATCTCGATACCTTTCTTTTGCAGGGCCGATCGTCGAGCTGCCGGAGCTGCAGCCGTTGTGACAATGATCGTCTTAGCCTTGTCCTGTTGCGCCAAGACCTGTGCCTTGAGGGGAGTACGCAAGCGACTATCGACCACAATGCGAAGAGGCTGTTGCAATGCTAGTTTTTCAAGTCGCCGTCCCGTTCTCGTAGTCAACGAGGGATTATCCGCCAGAACCGTTCCGACTCCAATCAAAACGGCGTCCACACTGCCGCGAAGTTGATGGACTTCCCGGCGGGACGCCGTACTTGTAATCCATCGTGACTCCCCTGTTGCCGTGGCCAGTTTTCCGTCAAGCGTCATTCCCGCCTTGAGTGTCACATAGGGACGGCTCGTTTTCATCCAGTGGCAGTAGGCTTTGTTGAGTTCCTCCGCCTCTCTCTGAGCAACCCCAACCGTGACTGAGAGCCCCGCTCGCCGAAGCGCGGCAGCTCCTTTTCCCTTTACGGAGGGATTCGGATCCTGCATCGCAATCACCACACGGCGGACACCAGAGTGAAGAATTTCAGGGACACAAGGCGGAGTACGTTTTTTGAGATGGCAGCACGGTTCCAGCGTCACATAGAGCGTGCCGCCTCGTGCCTGCTTTCCTGCCTGCCGGAGTGCGAGAATTTCTGCGTGTGGAGTTCCGGGTCGGAGGTGAAACCCCTGCCCGATGATTCTGCCTTGACGAACCACGACGGCTCCAACCATCGGATTCGGACTTGTCGTTCCCTGGCCCTTCGCCGCGAGACGAAGCGCCAGGGTCATATAGTGGAGATCTTGTGTGCGGTCCGTCACCGTTTCTTGCGGCTGCCTGAAGGCGTCTTGGGCGCCGGCTTGGTCCGCTTCACAGACTTAGATACCTTCGATACCTTCGCGGATTTCACCGTTTTGACACGCGCCGTCACGGCTTTCTTGGGTGCTGCTGGTGGCCTGGCATCCGCTTCGGCGATCGCCGCCTGTGCCGCCGCCAGCCGCGCAATAGCCACACGGTAGGGCGAACAACTCACATAGTCCAACCCGAGCTGATGGCAAAACTCGACGGATCGTGGATCGCCGCCGTGTTCGCCGCAGATGCCGAGCTTGATCCCCGGCCGTGACGTCCGCCCTCCTGCGATGGCCGTCTTCATCAACGACCCCACACCTTCCCGGTCGAGCGTGGCGAATGGATCCGCGTCCATGATCTTCACCGTTCGATAGTGGTCGATGAACTTCGCGGCGTCATCGCGGGAAAATCCAAAGGTCGTCTGAGTCAGATCGTTCGTCCCGAACGAGAAGAACTCGGCCTCTTCGGCAATCCGTTCGGCGGTCACGGCTGCGCGCGGCAATTCGATCATCGTCCCGACAAGATACGAGAGCTTCACGTTATAGCGCTTCATGGTCTCTTGCGCGACTTCGCGGATGAGATCCTTCTGCGACTTCATTTCCGCCACCATGCCTACCAGCGGAATCATGATCTCCGGAACAATCTTCTTGCCTTCCTTCGCCAACTCACAAGCCGCCTCGATAATGGCGCGCGCCTGCATCCGCGTGATCTCGGGCATCGTAATACCCAGCCGGCACCCGCGCAGCCCCAGCATCGGATTGAATTCATGCAACTCTTCGACACGCGCCAGCAACCGACGCTGCTCTTCCAGTTTGGCGCCATCCTCGCCGGTCAACTCAAGCTGGGCGATCTCCACCATCAACTCTTCACGCTTCGGCAAAAACTCATGCAACGGCGGATCGAGCAGGCGAATGGTGACCGGAAACCCCTCCATCTCACGATACAGCCCGATGAAGTCCTGCTTCTGCAAGGGCAACAGCTGCTCCAGATACTTTTCCCGATCCTCTTTCGTCCTAGCCAGAATCATCTTCTGCATGATCGGAATACGGTCCTCAGCAAAGAACATATGCTCCGTGCGGCAGAGCCCGATGCCCTCGGCGCCGAACCCTCTGGCAATCTTGGCTTGGTCGGGCACATCGGCATTCGCCCGCACTTTCATCGTCCGCACACTGTCCGCCCATGAGAGGATGGTGGAGAAGAGCTGATATTTTTGCGACTTCTTCGCATCCAGCTTCCCCTGCACCACCTGAATGATCTCAGATTCCATGACGGGAATGTCGCCGTCGTACACATTCCCAGTCGATCCGTTCACAGACAGATAGTCGCCTTCCCGAAACACTTTCGACCCGATCCGCACCGATTGGGCATCGATGACTTCCACCGCTTCACACCCGGCCACGCACACTTTGCCCATCTGTCGCGCTACCACCGCCGCATGGGACGTCATCCCGCCTCGCGCCGTCACAAACCCAGACGCGGCGTTCATGCCATGGATATCATCGGGGCTGGTTTCGTCACGAACCAGCACCACCCGCTGCCCCGCTGCCTTCATCTCAACGGCTCGATCCGGCGTCAGGGCGACCTTTCCAGCCGCTGCTCCAGGTCCGGCCGGCAATCCCTTGCCTAATGGGGTTGAACCCGCTTCAGATTGGGTATCGAAGATCGGATAGAGATACTGCGCAAGCTGATCCGGACCGACCCGCTGCACCGCCTCGCGCTTGGTGATCAAGCCTTCATTGACCATTTCAACGGCAATACGCACGGCAGAAATACCGGTGCGTTTCCCGACACGCGTCTGCAACATATAGAGCGTGCCTTCCTGGATCGTGAATTCCAGGTCGAGCATGTCGCGGTAATGTTTTTCCAATCGCTTGTAGGTGTGTTCAAGTTCTTTATAGGCGGGAGGCACGGTCCGAGCCAACTCCGTAACCGGCAGCGGCGTCCGAATTCCGGCAACCACATCCTCGCCTTGCGCGTTCATCAAACACTCGCCGAAAAACTTCCGCTCACCCGTATTGGGATCGCGCGTAAACGCCACCCCGGTACCGCTGGTGTCGCCCATGTTCCCGAACACCATGGCCACAACG contains:
- a CDS encoding pyruvate, phosphate dikinase, giving the protein MAKKYVYYFGDGKAEGTSNMKELLGGKGAGLAEMTNLGISVPPGFTISTEACIEYYKIGKKYPPGMWDATLQALKRVERSMGMGFGNPERPLLVSVRSGARASMPGMMDTVLNVGLTTKTVEGLAVKTRNDRFAQDSYRRFVAMFGSIVMGVPREHFEAILNLKKEEMGVKHETQLDARALRDLVERFKSLVREETGTTFPDDPNAQLKLAIDAVFSSWNGARAITYRRLNSIPDHWGTAINVVAMVFGNMGDTSGTGVAFTRDPNTGERKFFGECLMNAQGEDVVAGIRTPLPVTELARTVPPAYKELEHTYKRLEKHYRDMLDLEFTIQEGTLYMLQTRVGKRTGISAVRIAVEMVNEGLITKREAVQRVGPDQLAQYLYPIFDTQSEAGSTPLGKGLPAGPGAAAGKVALTPDRAVEMKAAGQRVVLVRDETSPDDIHGMNAASGFVTARGGMTSHAAVVARQMGKVCVAGCEAVEVIDAQSVRIGSKVFREGDYLSVNGSTGNVYDGDIPVMESEIIQVVQGKLDAKKSQKYQLFSTILSWADSVRTMKVRANADVPDQAKIARGFGAEGIGLCRTEHMFFAEDRIPIMQKMILARTKEDREKYLEQLLPLQKQDFIGLYREMEGFPVTIRLLDPPLHEFLPKREELMVEIAQLELTGEDGAKLEEQRRLLARVEELHEFNPMLGLRGCRLGITMPEITRMQARAIIEAACELAKEGKKIVPEIMIPLVGMVAEMKSQKDLIREVAQETMKRYNVKLSYLVGTMIELPRAAVTAERIAEEAEFFSFGTNDLTQTTFGFSRDDAAKFIDHYRTVKIMDADPFATLDREGVGSLMKTAIAGGRTSRPGIKLGICGEHGGDPRSVEFCHQLGLDYVSCSPYRVAIARLAAAQAAIAEADARPPAAPKKAVTARVKTVKSAKVSKVSKSVKRTKPAPKTPSGSRKKR
- the ribD gene encoding bifunctional diaminohydroxyphosphoribosylaminopyrimidine deaminase/5-amino-6-(5-phosphoribosylamino)uracil reductase RibD is translated as MTLALRLAAKGQGTTSPNPMVGAVVVRQGRIIGQGFHLRPGTPHAEILALRQAGKQARGGTLYVTLEPCCHLKKRTPPCVPEILHSGVRRVVIAMQDPNPSVKGKGAAALRRAGLSVTVGVAQREAEELNKAYCHWMKTSRPYVTLKAGMTLDGKLATATGESRWITSTASRREVHQLRGSVDAVLIGVGTVLADNPSLTTRTGRRLEKLALQQPLRIVVDSRLRTPLKAQVLAQQDKAKTIIVTTAAAPAARRSALQKKGIEILTLPALQGHVSLSALLRELGRRGIMSLLVEGGSEVNAAMLKAKLVDHIRLYMAPRLLGGQNAKGLIGGASPARLAGAIALRHVVTRSVGHDVVVEGDL
- a CDS encoding MFS transporter — protein: MTTSRSFALICTVGIFSFISYNMVRMPALSLFAESLGASPERIGLIVSVSTLTGVLLKLPSGALSDIYGRRLLLRIGVVAFGLPPFLYPFITNLDALTALRFLHGFATAIFAPSALATVAELYRERRGAALGTYTACTQSGSLLGPFLGGYLVHAAGFSTAFVTAGVFGCIGMVLFYSLHLNVAVPQRKEQGTAVVLSEMWKGFAAVAKNNKVLITSMTDAAKMIANGALMAFLPLYGVSAGLNPSEVGLLFSVQAGTSFFAKPIMGRISDRVGRQPLIILGLIICAGTFVCIPHVAMFPVLLLLSAGFGFGEAVVSSSSSALVADSSEFKRLGAGMGMQGTIMDIGHASGPLLAGLLIARMSYGSAFMVIAGMQLAAAVVFWLAMRKN